In the Hordeum vulgare subsp. vulgare chromosome 7H, MorexV3_pseudomolecules_assembly, whole genome shotgun sequence genome, one interval contains:
- the LOC123409921 gene encoding cysteine-rich and transmembrane domain-containing protein WIH2-like codes for MSYQQGYPPPGTTAAYPPPGQQQQAYVAPPPSTYPQDQQYAPAGAGADTTSRGGHGHGGDGFLKGCCAALCCCCLLDACF; via the exons ATGAGCTACCAGCAGG GCTACCCGCCGCCGGGCACTACAGCGGCGTACCCTCCGCCGGGCCAGCAGCAGCAGGCCTacgtcgcgccgccgccgtccACCTACCCGCAGGACCAGCAGTACGctcccgccggcgccggcgccgacaCCACCAGCCGCGGCGGGCACGGCCACGGCGGCGATGGCTTCTTGAAAGGATG CTGCGCGGCGCTCTGCTGTTGCTGCCTCCTCGACGCCTGTTTCTGA
- the LOC123409920 gene encoding histone-lysine N-methyltransferase ASHR2 — protein sequence MSGDTLRVAELPGRGRALLAARDILEGEVLLSESPILLYPSSLASLSSYCSACFRSLPPPPHTPCPSCRAAAFCSPACAAASHPRLLCAALSSGLAAAPEAHQEPLLFLLSAYSLQEPSLSAILSLSSAPQGPSPSQQQEAASLHAAVASVAPPHMLPAGFSLDLTAALLSKDRTNSFSILEPYRPDVPLELRKARCCAVYPRASLLNHDCLPNACHFDYADRPGPGNTDMVVRALHGITEGNEVCISYFAANWRYADRQRRLLEDYGFRCECDRCQIESKWKLDDDNDGADGDDTMEDEEHGKEDAEDGGDEGMEQEEGSDDDDDDFPHAFFFVRYLCDRDDCYGMLAPLPPLPNGELSHVFECNACGQLKKEEDEDEPDAGDCSMDQ from the coding sequence CGGCGACACGCTCAGAGTAGCCGAGCTCCCGGGCCGCGGCCGCGCGCTCCTCGCCGCCCGCGACATCCTCGAGGGCGAGGTGCTCCTGTCGGAATCGCCCATCCTCCTCTACCCGTCCTCGctcgcctccctctcctcctactgctccgcctgcttccgcTCGCTCCCGCCGCCGCCCCACACCCCCTGCCCATCCTGCCGCGCCGCCGCCTTCTGCTCCCCTgcctgcgccgccgcctcccacccGCGCCTCCTCTGCGCCGCGCTCTCCAGCggcctcgccgccgcccccgaggcGCACCAGGagcccctcctcttcctcctctcggcCTACTCGCTCCAGGAGCCCTCTCTCAGCGCCATACTCTCTCTCTCCTCGGCTCCGCAGGGTCCCTCCCCGAGCCAGCAGCAGGAAGCCGCGAGCCTCCACGCCGCGGTGGCGTCGGTGGCGCCGCCGCACATGCTGCCCGCTGGCTTCTCTCTGGACCTCACGGCGGCCCTCCTCTCCAAGGACCGGACCAACAGCTTCTCCATCCTGGAGCCGTACCGCCCCGACGTGCCGCTGGAGCTCCGCAAGGCGCGGTGCTGCGCGGTGTACCCGCGCGCCTCACTGCTCAACCACGACTGCCTGCCCAATGCTTGCCACTTCGATTATGCCGACAGGCCGGGGCCAGGGAACACGGACATGGTCGTGCGCGCTCTCCATGGCATAACAGAGGGGAATGAGGTTTGCATCAGCTACTTCGCGGCCAATTGGAGGTACGCTGACCGGCAACGCAGGCTGCTGGAGGATTATGGGTTCCGGTGTGAGTGTGATCGGTGCCAGATTGAGAGCAAGTGGAAGTTGGATGACGATAATGATGGCGCTGATGGGGATGACACCATGGAAGATGAGGAGCATGGGAAGGAGGATGCTGAAGACGGTGGTGATGAGGGGATGGAGCAGGAAGAAGggagtgatgacgacgacgatgatttcCCGCATGCCTTCTTCTTTGTGAGGTATCTGTGTGATCGGGATGACTGCTACGGCATGCTTGCGCCGCTGCCACCCTTACCAAACGGTGAGCTGTCCCATGTATTTGAGTGCAATGCCTGTGGGCAActgaagaaggaagaagacgaggatgaGCCTGATGCTGGTGATTGCAGCATGGACCAGTAG